A DNA window from Thermosynechococcaceae cyanobacterium Okahandja contains the following coding sequences:
- a CDS encoding spore coat U domain-containing protein produces MSFSFQFTLKQIILGLFLTAASGVLPVLLTQAARAQSVTDNLDVTATVKASCKISGVTDVNFGTYDALGTNYATALDTTGSVSVSCLPTVTASIQLKQGTNPATGSTCTAPARQMKGPNAAPLPYGLFKDSARSQVWGCDSSTDVDYTATKATATTFDIYGRIPAAQDLPAGVLDTLEPGAYSDTVQIVVSF; encoded by the coding sequence ATGTCCTTCTCATTTCAATTTACGCTTAAGCAAATTATTCTTGGCTTGTTTTTAACCGCCGCCAGTGGTGTGTTGCCCGTTCTGCTCACTCAAGCGGCTAGGGCACAAAGTGTAACCGATAACTTGGATGTAACGGCCACCGTCAAGGCCTCCTGCAAAATTTCCGGTGTGACGGACGTAAACTTCGGCACCTACGATGCCCTCGGTACCAACTATGCCACAGCCCTAGATACGACAGGCTCCGTAAGCGTGAGTTGCCTACCCACCGTCACAGCCAGCATTCAGCTTAAGCAAGGTACAAATCCGGCAACGGGTTCCACCTGTACGGCTCCGGCGCGCCAAATGAAAGGCCCCAACGCGGCACCTTTGCCCTACGGCCTATTTAAGGATTCGGCTCGCAGCCAAGTATGGGGTTGTGATAGTTCCACGGATGTAGATTACACAGCAACCAAGGCCACGGCAACCACGTTTGACATTTACGGTCGCATTCCGGCGGCTCAGGATCTCCCTGCAGGGGTGCTAGATACCCTCGAACCGGGTGCCTACAGTGATACGGTGCAAATTGTGGTTTCGTTCTAG
- a CDS encoding fimbria/pilus outer membrane usher protein translates to MPPLYAQAPSDTAAIYSLEVNGVARGDVIVVLRGEDVLIPWQDFLTAGLSEVGGSREIIDGIEHVSLQSLAPAIRFERDDGALVLRVQAVAELLPENIIDFNPSNAPPGIRYSQPLSAYLNYGLFWDNFETLTAAAEMAVSFGGNALTSTLGFSGDGRLQRGLTALTLDSRRHLTTLTLGDSFVSTDLLGGGGLWGGIRWERNFGLSPYLIRQPAFDLQGELATPGTAEIYLNGFLIRRLSLPPGPFTLKNLPFNGGFNRVQVVVTDAEGKQQVFRGSYVQSASLLQPGLSEFIVAAGVKRQRFGIDNFNYDGSVQMVAAYRQGILRNLTLGGRVEANADLVNGGLNLSTALPIGTLDLAAALSSTQGKLGSAVAAAYNYPGAIALSGGVRLRSPDYVTTSLGLEGDRSLLEGFVGTTFNLGSRINVSAQYIFNNPRDQALSQQASVLAQVRLRRNLSLLLQGSRSFFGNQAPVDQLSVSFNYFLNNQVNLNAGWLQQGNQGVPFVNVSRSLPPGVGYGYQGQVSQVNEQGLASGVFQYNAPWSRYQIGYSHVGDSGQASLGVEGGIVAIGGEVFATRPVQGSFALVEVPNVPGVRTYLSNQNIGRTNRRGKILIPDLLPYYGNDLRIEDQDIPLDFAIGQTQQLIAPPFRGGAIARFDVRRSRNYVGRVVLVRGGSRIIPSLGQLTLRQGDQASVSPLSANGEFYFDTLEAGTYAAELAYEKVRCNFTVTLPEPEDFFTDVGELTCQLPD, encoded by the coding sequence GTGCCACCTCTTTACGCCCAAGCCCCCAGCGATACCGCTGCCATTTATAGCCTTGAAGTTAACGGCGTTGCTCGCGGTGATGTAATTGTTGTCCTGCGGGGCGAGGATGTGCTCATCCCATGGCAAGACTTCTTAACGGCTGGCCTAAGCGAAGTGGGGGGCAGCCGCGAAATTATTGATGGTATCGAGCACGTGTCGTTGCAGTCGTTAGCGCCTGCCATTCGCTTCGAGCGGGATGATGGGGCACTGGTGCTACGGGTGCAAGCGGTGGCAGAGCTACTGCCGGAAAATATTATTGACTTTAACCCCAGCAATGCACCGCCGGGCATCCGCTATAGCCAACCCCTGAGTGCCTACCTTAACTATGGTTTGTTCTGGGATAATTTTGAGACCCTCACTGCGGCGGCGGAAATGGCGGTGAGTTTTGGCGGTAATGCCCTGACCTCGACGCTGGGGTTCAGTGGGGATGGCAGGCTCCAGCGGGGCTTAACGGCACTGACACTAGATAGCCGCCGCCATTTGACCACGCTGACCCTTGGCGACAGTTTTGTCAGCACGGATCTGCTGGGGGGGGGTGGGCTGTGGGGAGGCATCCGCTGGGAGCGCAATTTTGGCCTCAGTCCCTACCTGATTCGCCAGCCAGCCTTTGATCTGCAGGGGGAACTGGCCACTCCGGGCACGGCAGAAATTTATCTCAATGGCTTTCTCATTCGCCGCCTCAGCTTACCGCCGGGGCCATTTACCCTTAAGAACTTACCCTTTAACGGGGGCTTTAACCGCGTGCAGGTGGTAGTGACTGATGCAGAGGGCAAGCAGCAGGTGTTTCGCGGCAGTTATGTGCAGTCAGCGAGCTTACTGCAACCCGGCCTGTCAGAGTTTATTGTGGCGGCGGGAGTCAAGCGCCAACGCTTCGGGATTGATAATTTTAACTACGATGGCTCAGTGCAGATGGTAGCGGCCTATCGTCAGGGCATCCTCAGGAATTTGACGCTTGGTGGTCGGGTTGAAGCCAATGCGGATCTGGTGAATGGCGGCCTGAACCTGAGTACGGCGTTGCCCATTGGCACCCTAGATCTGGCGGCAGCCCTGAGTAGCACCCAAGGCAAGCTAGGTAGCGCGGTGGCCGCGGCCTATAACTACCCGGGAGCCATTGCCTTGAGTGGTGGGGTACGCCTCCGCAGTCCTGATTACGTGACCACGAGCCTTGGCCTAGAGGGCGATCGCTCCCTCTTGGAGGGTTTTGTCGGTACGACGTTTAATTTAGGTTCCCGGATTAATGTGAGTGCCCAATACATTTTCAATAATCCCCGCGATCAGGCGCTGAGCCAGCAGGCGAGTGTGTTGGCACAGGTGCGCTTGCGCCGCAATCTCAGTCTTCTTTTGCAGGGGTCGCGCTCGTTTTTTGGCAATCAGGCACCGGTGGATCAGCTTAGTGTTAGCTTTAACTATTTTCTAAACAACCAAGTCAACCTGAATGCGGGTTGGCTACAGCAGGGCAACCAAGGGGTGCCCTTTGTGAATGTATCCCGCTCGCTGCCGCCTGGGGTGGGCTATGGCTACCAAGGGCAAGTGTCCCAAGTCAACGAACAGGGACTGGCCAGTGGTGTGTTTCAGTACAATGCGCCCTGGAGTCGCTATCAAATTGGCTACTCCCACGTGGGGGACAGCGGCCAAGCGTCCCTAGGGGTAGAAGGGGGCATTGTGGCCATTGGCGGTGAGGTGTTTGCCACCCGTCCGGTGCAGGGTAGCTTTGCCTTGGTGGAGGTGCCCAATGTGCCCGGGGTACGCACCTACCTCAGCAATCAGAACATTGGTCGCACGAATCGCCGCGGCAAGATCCTCATTCCCGATTTGCTGCCCTACTACGGCAATGATTTGCGCATTGAAGATCAAGACATTCCCCTTGATTTTGCCATTGGCCAAACTCAGCAACTGATTGCACCGCCCTTTCGCGGGGGGGCGATCGCCCGCTTTGATGTGCGCCGCAGCCGTAACTACGTGGGGCGGGTGGTTTTAGTGCGGGGTGGCAGCCGCATTATCCCCAGTCTTGGCCAACTCACCCTGCGCCAAGGCGACCAAGCCAGTGTGTCACCCCTTTCCGCCAATGGTGAATTTTATTTTGATACCCTAGAAGCAGGCACCTATGCGGCAGAACTTGCCTACGAGAAGGTTCGCTGTAACTTTACAGTCACCCTACCCGAACCAGAGGATTTTTTTACTGATGTGGGGGAATTGACGTGTCAGCTACCCGATTAA
- a CDS encoding type II CAAX endopeptidase family protein, translating to MSLKRYVLAALSVLVAVLVSVSLLGSYLEPQPQSQINLFQTNLALQAAEWQGIGDAITRDRLVGDTQAAIRVYAEALERPTPQNQRLRLQLGLLYADINDRDRALQTWQPLTEIGQGATRRTAAVLIGLWSSPPQLLPEAESLLKTQLQGWFRDRALERLYELQQRPDALRALAAAEQVRAAAAFQRLLLVGSTPLLGSGLGVILWLVWLYQHLRRRQQGTPLSALPPVPWGWETIWEVMVIWFATFFALSLVVMPLLRALVSGGLPLTSAFEQTLYALATYGVMMVAGYGLLWLLLRRFGKPPWHWLRWQGGWRSALVWGCGGYVAALPLVLLTSLLSQALLKNQGGGNPLLEVILQSRDYGTFALLYVMVAVMAPLFEEVLFRGFFFRSLQTHLPLGTAMVLTGLVFAVAHLNLADLLPLTVLGTVLSYTYWRSQNLGAAMILHGIWNSGSFLGLLLLSGGTEAGF from the coding sequence ATGTCCCTTAAGCGGTATGTGCTGGCTGCACTCAGTGTTCTTGTGGCGGTATTGGTGAGTGTATCCTTACTCGGCAGCTATCTGGAACCGCAACCCCAAAGTCAAATTAATCTGTTTCAGACCAATTTGGCGCTGCAAGCGGCGGAATGGCAGGGTATTGGCGATGCCATAACCCGCGATCGCCTCGTGGGGGATACCCAGGCGGCCATTCGTGTCTATGCTGAAGCGCTGGAGCGGCCAACTCCCCAGAACCAACGGTTGCGCCTGCAATTGGGGCTATTGTACGCAGATATTAACGATCGCGATCGCGCCCTCCAGACGTGGCAGCCCCTCACGGAGATCGGGCAGGGGGCAACGCGGCGCACGGCGGCGGTGCTCATTGGGTTGTGGAGTTCCCCCCCCCAACTGTTACCAGAGGCGGAATCCCTCCTGAAAACGCAGCTACAGGGCTGGTTTCGCGATCGCGCCCTTGAGCGGCTCTACGAACTGCAACAGCGTCCCGATGCCTTGAGGGCGTTGGCCGCCGCAGAGCAGGTACGGGCAGCGGCAGCGTTTCAACGGTTGCTTTTGGTGGGCAGCACACCCCTACTCGGCAGTGGTTTGGGGGTCATCCTATGGCTGGTGTGGCTTTATCAGCACCTACGACGGCGGCAGCAGGGTACGCCCCTATCGGCGTTACCGCCAGTGCCCTGGGGATGGGAGACTATCTGGGAAGTCATGGTGATTTGGTTTGCCACGTTTTTTGCCCTGAGCCTTGTGGTCATGCCCCTGCTGCGGGCGCTGGTCAGCGGTGGCCTGCCCCTGACCTCGGCGTTTGAGCAGACCCTCTACGCCTTAGCCACCTACGGCGTGATGATGGTGGCGGGATACGGCTTGCTGTGGTTGCTCTTAAGGCGCTTTGGCAAGCCCCCTTGGCATTGGCTGCGGTGGCAGGGCGGTTGGCGCAGTGCGCTGGTGTGGGGTTGCGGGGGCTATGTGGCGGCGTTGCCCTTAGTGCTGTTAACCTCATTGCTATCCCAAGCGCTGCTGAAAAATCAGGGGGGGGGCAACCCCCTCCTAGAGGTGATCTTACAAAGCCGTGACTACGGTACGTTTGCGCTACTCTACGTCATGGTGGCGGTGATGGCTCCCCTATTTGAAGAGGTGCTCTTCCGCGGGTTCTTTTTCCGATCGCTGCAAACCCATTTACCCCTAGGCACGGCTATGGTCTTAACGGGGCTGGTGTTTGCGGTGGCGCACCTCAACCTTGCGGATCTATTGCCCTTAACGGTGTTGGGCACGGTGCTCAGCTACACCTACTGGCGATCGCAAAACCTTGGGGCAGCGATGATTCTCCACGGCATTTGGAATAGCGGCTCGTTTTTAGGACTCCTCCTTCTCAGCGGGGGGACGGAAGCGGGGTTCTAG
- a CDS encoding Uma2 family endonuclease produces the protein MTTERLQQLPPLESGDRLSRAEFEHRYAAMPHLKKAELIEGVVYVASPLRYRSHGQPHLLVTTWLGTYCAATPGVEAADAPTIRLDADNEPQPDAILRLTQGGRSTISPDDYIEGAPELIVEIAASSASYDLHDKLRVYRRNGVQEYIVWRTYDGQLDWFYLEGEEYRTLPADSDGILRSRQFPGLWLAGSHLLANDLATVLAVLQQGIATPAHQAFVSALQAAVS, from the coding sequence ATGACCACCGAACGACTCCAGCAGTTGCCCCCCCTAGAAAGTGGCGATCGCCTCAGCCGCGCCGAATTTGAGCATCGCTATGCTGCCATGCCCCACCTCAAAAAAGCCGAACTGATTGAAGGAGTTGTTTACGTGGCCTCTCCCCTCCGCTATCGCAGTCACGGTCAACCCCATCTGCTGGTCACCACTTGGCTCGGAACCTATTGTGCGGCCACCCCTGGTGTTGAAGCGGCTGATGCTCCCACCATTCGCTTGGACGCAGACAACGAACCCCAACCGGATGCCATCCTGCGACTGACCCAGGGCGGCAGATCCACCATCAGCCCAGACGACTACATCGAAGGGGCACCAGAACTGATCGTGGAAATTGCCGCCAGCAGCGCCTCCTACGACCTGCACGACAAACTGCGAGTTTACCGCCGCAACGGGGTGCAGGAATATATTGTATGGCGTACCTATGACGGGCAACTCGATTGGTTCTACTTGGAGGGAGAGGAATACCGTACCCTACCAGCGGATTCTGACGGGATACTGCGTAGTCGGCAATTTCCCGGACTCTGGTTAGCGGGCAGTCACCTCCTAGCCAATGACTTGGCCACCGTCCTTGCGGTGTTACAGCAGGGCATCGCCACCCCCGCACACCAGGCGTTTGTGTCAGCGCTGCAAGCCGCAGTGTCTTAG
- a CDS encoding fimbria/pilus periplasmic chaperone, which produces MRILASLWGVGLLVGLPLLAGAQSTEFYLNAVRVDLSARQRTVLLTITNTGEAPIDFEVSLRKWQQTPDGQDELAESDGGVVAFPLLLSVPPGEQRNLRVGVRQPPLDQEGTYRLLVAELPSPNIPETQGAQLRIIKTLSLPVFIEPVTPQRQGEFVNASIQQGRLSVTLRNTGNVHIQTLGLVVQGKSDQGTVIFEQTFDSVYVLANRQRELRNLPLSQTNCAQVRQVTLQTVATTPPITTTIPTPNGVCR; this is translated from the coding sequence GTGCGCATTCTCGCCAGCCTTTGGGGGGTAGGCCTACTTGTAGGGCTGCCGCTGTTAGCTGGGGCACAGTCCACGGAGTTTTACCTGAATGCGGTGCGCGTCGATCTGTCGGCACGGCAGCGCACGGTACTGCTCACTATCACCAATACGGGTGAGGCACCGATTGACTTTGAAGTCAGCCTGCGCAAGTGGCAGCAAACCCCCGATGGCCAAGATGAACTCGCCGAAAGTGATGGCGGCGTGGTGGCCTTTCCGCTGCTGCTCTCGGTGCCGCCGGGCGAGCAGCGCAATTTGCGGGTGGGGGTGCGGCAGCCGCCCCTCGACCAAGAGGGCACCTATCGGCTGTTGGTGGCCGAGTTACCCTCCCCCAATATTCCCGAGACTCAAGGGGCACAGTTGCGGATTATTAAAACCTTGAGTTTGCCTGTCTTTATTGAGCCAGTGACTCCCCAGCGCCAAGGGGAGTTTGTGAATGCCAGCATTCAGCAGGGGCGGCTGAGTGTGACGCTGCGCAACACCGGCAATGTGCATATCCAAACCCTTGGCCTCGTAGTTCAGGGCAAAAGTGACCAGGGCACCGTCATTTTCGAGCAAACCTTTGATTCGGTATATGTCTTGGCGAATCGTCAGCGGGAGTTGCGTAACCTACCCTTGTCACAAACCAACTGCGCCCAAGTCCGCCAAGTTACCCTCCAAACGGTGGCAACAACGCCGCCGATTACAACTACCATTCCCACGCCTAACGGTGTTTGCCGCTAG
- a CDS encoding alpha/beta fold hydrolase has product MTATASPTTPFPTADWQWRGHRIRYSVSGTGAPVVLVHGFGASIGHWRKNIPALREAGYRVYAIDLLGFGASAKPNLAYSMELWAELLADFWQAHIGEPVVWVGNSIGGLLCLRMAAHYGHTCRGVSVLNCAGGLNHRPNELNWSQTLFTKLFRALVASPIIGHIIFDQIRQPERIRKTLGQVYANPAAITDELVELLHGPALDPGAKEVFARVIAAPPGPKIVDLLPAVQVPILVLWGEVDPWTPVSGVKHFEAHQERIPIRIERLANTGHCPHDDRPELVNPILIEWLQQL; this is encoded by the coding sequence ATGACCGCCACGGCTTCGCCAACGACCCCATTCCCCACCGCTGACTGGCAGTGGCGCGGCCATCGCATTCGCTACAGTGTCAGTGGCACGGGCGCTCCGGTTGTTTTGGTGCATGGGTTTGGTGCCTCGATTGGTCACTGGCGCAAAAATATTCCGGCGCTGCGGGAGGCCGGCTATCGTGTCTATGCCATTGATTTACTGGGGTTTGGGGCATCCGCCAAGCCCAATTTAGCCTACAGCATGGAACTATGGGCAGAGTTACTGGCGGATTTTTGGCAGGCGCACATTGGCGAACCCGTCGTCTGGGTGGGGAACTCCATTGGCGGCCTGCTGTGCTTGCGCATGGCGGCTCACTACGGCCATACCTGCCGTGGGGTTAGCGTCCTTAACTGTGCGGGCGGCCTCAACCATCGCCCCAACGAACTGAACTGGTCGCAAACCCTCTTTACTAAACTGTTTCGCGCCCTCGTGGCCTCGCCAATTATTGGTCACATTATTTTTGATCAAATTCGGCAGCCGGAGCGGATCCGCAAAACCCTTGGCCAAGTCTATGCCAACCCCGCCGCTATTACCGATGAGCTAGTTGAACTGCTGCATGGCCCCGCCCTTGATCCGGGCGCGAAGGAGGTGTTTGCGCGGGTGATTGCCGCACCCCCAGGTCCCAAAATTGTGGATTTACTCCCTGCGGTTCAGGTGCCAATTCTCGTGCTGTGGGGGGAAGTGGATCCTTGGACACCCGTCTCTGGGGTCAAACACTTTGAAGCGCATCAGGAGCGTATCCCCATCCGCATTGAGCGTCTTGCCAACACGGGGCACTGCCCCCACGACGATCGCCCTGAGTTGGTGAACCCCATCCTAATCGAGTGGTTACAGCAGTTATAA
- a CDS encoding Uma2 family endonuclease, which translates to MITAAQPPYLTPDDYLQLEAHSPVKHEYLNGEIVAMAGASDAHVTIAGNIFSLLRAHLRGTGCRVYIADMKVRLDERNCFFYPDVFVTCDPRDQETSIYKRFPCLIVEVLSDSTEAFDRGDKFIHYQTLDSLQEYVLINTRQQRVETFRRNSAGLWVLQAYTADQAALQLTSIDWCGNLTDLYEDVTLESQSPTQPTP; encoded by the coding sequence ATGATCACCGCTGCTCAGCCGCCCTACCTCACCCCCGACGACTACCTCCAACTGGAAGCCCATAGCCCCGTGAAGCACGAATACCTTAACGGGGAAATTGTGGCGATGGCCGGAGCCAGTGATGCCCATGTGACCATCGCTGGCAATATTTTTTCACTGCTGCGTGCCCACCTGCGGGGAACCGGATGCCGAGTTTACATCGCAGACATGAAAGTCCGCCTCGATGAGCGCAATTGCTTCTTCTATCCCGATGTCTTTGTCACCTGTGACCCGCGCGACCAGGAAACTTCAATCTACAAACGCTTTCCCTGCTTAATTGTGGAAGTGTTGTCTGACTCCACCGAAGCCTTTGACCGAGGTGACAAATTTATCCACTATCAAACCCTCGACAGCCTGCAGGAATACGTCTTGATTAACACGCGCCAGCAACGGGTTGAAACCTTCCGCCGCAACTCAGCGGGGCTATGGGTGCTACAAGCCTACACCGCCGACCAAGCCGCCCTCCAACTGACCAGCATCGACTGGTGTGGCAACCTCACCGACCTTTACGAAGACGTTACTTTGGAAAGCCAGTCCCCTACCCAACCCACCCCATGA
- a CDS encoding spore coat U domain-containing protein, protein MSATRLILLGLPLLSLLWVKSAASQGTGCQFQGVTGLNFGVYDPFAPVALDSTGQLRFVCSGGGAGSFNNRPVTIQLSQGNSNSFTPRQMSSGSNRLDYNLYLDSDRSVIWGDGTSGSRQRGPFIPGNNVVNTLTIYGRIPPQQWVAPGTYSDSLRVTIQF, encoded by the coding sequence GTGTCAGCTACCCGATTAATCTTGCTAGGGCTGCCCCTGCTCTCGCTGCTGTGGGTGAAGTCCGCCGCCAGCCAAGGGACTGGCTGTCAGTTTCAGGGTGTTACGGGGCTGAATTTTGGTGTTTACGACCCCTTTGCACCTGTGGCTTTAGATAGTACCGGCCAATTGCGCTTTGTTTGTTCTGGTGGTGGGGCAGGGAGCTTTAACAACCGTCCAGTGACGATTCAGCTTAGTCAGGGCAATAGTAACAGCTTTACACCGCGGCAGATGAGTAGCGGGAGCAACCGCCTTGACTATAATTTGTACCTCGATAGCGATCGCAGCGTTATTTGGGGGGATGGCACCAGCGGCAGTCGCCAGCGCGGCCCCTTTATTCCGGGCAACAATGTTGTGAATACCCTAACAATTTATGGCCGCATTCCCCCCCAGCAATGGGTCGCTCCCGGCACTTACAGTGACTCCCTGCGGGTGACCATTCAGTTCTAA
- a CDS encoding SDR family oxidoreductase has translation MPTALITGATGGLGRAFATALADRHYDLILTARSDAALEAFAKELTISRQVRVVTLPQDLSVAGAAEQLYSQVSGQGLDVDLLVNNAGFGDYGAFGDRDRQRLTAMVQVNITALMELTHLVLPPMRQRRRGTIINVSSIAAFQPLPYLAVYAATKAFVRHFSEALWAELKPFGIRVLAVCPGPTATEFFERADMTRNPALISGQDSPTQIVAETLAALDTDVATLVPGHGRNRLLAVAGRLVPRQWLVQQLEPRFRPPAEKEES, from the coding sequence ATGCCAACCGCACTCATTACTGGGGCAACCGGGGGATTAGGGCGAGCCTTTGCCACTGCCTTGGCCGATCGCCACTACGATTTGATTTTAACGGCTCGCTCTGACGCTGCCCTAGAGGCTTTTGCAAAGGAACTGACGATCTCGCGGCAGGTGCGCGTGGTAACCCTTCCTCAAGATTTGAGTGTAGCCGGCGCCGCTGAGCAACTCTACAGTCAGGTCAGTGGCCAGGGGCTAGATGTGGATTTGCTGGTCAATAATGCCGGATTCGGTGACTACGGTGCCTTTGGCGATCGCGATCGCCAGCGGTTGACGGCCATGGTACAGGTGAATATCACTGCCCTGATGGAACTGACCCACCTCGTCTTGCCGCCGATGCGCCAGCGCCGCCGTGGCACCATCATTAACGTGAGTTCCATTGCCGCCTTTCAGCCCCTGCCCTACTTGGCCGTGTATGCCGCCACCAAAGCCTTTGTGCGCCACTTTAGCGAAGCCCTGTGGGCAGAACTCAAGCCCTTTGGCATTCGCGTGCTGGCGGTGTGCCCGGGGCCAACGGCCACCGAATTCTTTGAGCGCGCCGACATGACCCGCAATCCGGCGCTTATCAGTGGCCAGGACTCCCCCACCCAGATTGTGGCCGAAACCCTTGCGGCCCTCGATACCGACGTGGCCACCCTCGTACCCGGTCACGGACGGAATCGCCTGTTGGCGGTGGCAGGTCGCCTCGTACCGCGGCAATGGCTGGTGCAGCAGCTAGAACCCCGCTTCCGTCCCCCCGCTGAGAAGGAGGAGTCCTAA
- a CDS encoding aspartate aminotransferase family protein: MSSSALPTLADLSLDPFWMPFTANRQFKQEPRLLVAAAGMYYTSIDRRQILDGTAGLWCVNAGHCRAEIAEAIAQQAATLDFAPTFQMGHPGPFQVAERLKAITPEPLNHVFFANSGSEAVDTALKIALAYHRLRGEGTRQRLIGRERGYHGVGFGGVSVGGIAANRKFFGSLLPGVDHLPHTHALEHNAFSRGQPAWGAHLADELERLVTLHDASTIAAVIVEPLAGSTGVLVPPQGYLERLRAICDRHGILLIFDEVITGFGRLGAPFASQYFGVTPDLITVAKGLTNGAVPMGAVLVRDDIYDTFMQGAPGQIEFFHGYTYSGHPLACAAALATLDLYETEGLFERAATLAPYWQEAVHSLRGLPHVIDIRNLGLVAGIELATRNGQVGARGYEALCRCFEAGLLIRVTGDIIALSPPLIIEQAQIDQMVERLAQVLRELS; the protein is encoded by the coding sequence ATGTCTAGCTCGGCTCTTCCTACCCTCGCAGATCTGTCTCTTGATCCCTTTTGGATGCCGTTTACGGCCAATCGCCAGTTTAAGCAGGAACCGCGATTGTTGGTTGCGGCAGCAGGGATGTACTACACCAGTATTGATCGGCGGCAGATTTTGGATGGGACGGCGGGGCTGTGGTGTGTGAATGCCGGCCACTGTCGCGCTGAAATTGCCGAAGCCATTGCCCAGCAAGCGGCCACCCTTGACTTTGCCCCAACGTTTCAAATGGGGCACCCTGGGCCGTTTCAAGTAGCCGAACGGCTCAAGGCCATTACCCCCGAGCCGCTGAACCATGTGTTCTTTGCCAACTCTGGCTCGGAAGCGGTGGACACCGCCCTCAAAATTGCCCTTGCCTACCATCGCCTGCGGGGAGAAGGCACGCGGCAACGACTGATTGGACGGGAGCGGGGCTATCATGGGGTTGGCTTTGGCGGTGTTTCTGTGGGGGGCATTGCCGCCAATCGCAAGTTTTTTGGCTCGCTGCTGCCGGGGGTGGATCATCTGCCCCACACCCACGCACTGGAGCACAATGCTTTTAGTCGCGGTCAGCCCGCTTGGGGTGCCCACCTTGCCGATGAACTGGAGCGGCTGGTGACCCTGCACGATGCCTCTACAATTGCAGCCGTGATTGTGGAACCCCTCGCCGGATCAACGGGGGTGTTAGTGCCTCCTCAGGGGTACCTTGAGCGCCTGCGCGCCATTTGCGATCGCCACGGCATTCTGCTGATTTTTGATGAGGTGATTACCGGCTTTGGCCGCTTGGGAGCCCCCTTTGCCAGCCAATACTTTGGCGTGACTCCCGATCTCATCACCGTGGCTAAGGGGTTAACGAACGGGGCGGTGCCCATGGGGGCGGTGCTGGTGCGGGATGACATCTATGACACGTTTATGCAGGGAGCGCCCGGCCAAATTGAATTTTTCCACGGCTACACCTACTCCGGCCATCCCCTCGCCTGTGCAGCGGCTTTGGCCACTCTGGATCTGTACGAAACAGAGGGGCTGTTTGAGCGGGCGGCAACTCTGGCACCCTACTGGCAGGAGGCGGTGCATTCGTTGCGGGGACTGCCCCACGTGATTGATATTCGCAACTTGGGCTTGGTGGCGGGTATTGAATTGGCGACTCGCAACGGCCAAGTGGGAGCGCGGGGCTATGAGGCGCTCTGCCGCTGCTTTGAGGCCGGTTTGCTGATCCGCGTTACGGGGGATATTATTGCCCTGTCTCCGCCCTTGATTATTGAACAGGCCCAGATTGATCAGATGGTTGAGAGGTTGGCACAGGTACTGCGGGAACTTTCCTGA